A genomic region of Platichthys flesus chromosome 4, fPlaFle2.1, whole genome shotgun sequence contains the following coding sequences:
- the zc3h4 gene encoding zinc finger CCCH domain-containing protein 4 isoform X3, giving the protein MAVESMTVHPNSPTTNHEHNSLLTDERPEDGELEEGELEDDGGEVEVEEIGGGASTAAAAGGGVGDGGDEAGGGGEPGGEGAVEKPRGSKERHASSESDEERSHRRKRKRKKEREREREKRRAKKKRKSKHKRHASSDDDHSDFSEDSDYSPSEKRKYREYSPQYPPPTHGGYSGSKKGSYMKMEKPTYGGYEEYEEENYEGEEEEEIGEEGYDDFTKELNQYRKAKEGGGGRGRGGRGRMRGLRGRGGMRGGRRGRGVGVGEGGGRGRGGGGGRGRGVKMGGDNDEGDGYGEEMEYGEDDYDNMGEEDYDDYSKEFNPYKKSKDRGRGRFPGGKGGRGRGRGKGGRGMIRGGKGRNRGRGRGDMGNDDDNDMDNGDGCGGDGPGLGRRNLNDKHQDKKGKAICKYYIEGRCTWGDHCNFSHDIELPKKKELCKFYITGFCARADHCPYMHGEFPCKLFHTTGNCVNGDECMFSHDALSDDTQELLNKMLAEDAEAGAEDEKEVEELKKQGINPLPKPPPGVGLLPTPPRPVPLDSNTGPGDFSGPPPGDFGGPPGPNQGPPGPPPGQGPVPMPNPCAGPPEFCPDGNPFQGMPMNPNIPPPHMGPPPPCSGGGGGGGRKIPSLFDLKVQPTGQLAHKLAVRSQTPSGSQGQTTAPGPQGAPGTSPICFPAPQGMMSPDMQNMGPNLGMNQGPPNMGPGGPPMMGGFPSGDGPPFGGPMPPGPPQGGGNYYQNFLNQQEGRPMEGVIQEGDNFQVFSGMDERGGGGTCGQDGSANGTSANQGGMSVPDFLPPAQRVLFMRIQQKQQEEEERARRMAEGGAEKSRDAEGDSGNWYSSEDEDGGSSVTSILKTLRQQTQAPQKAEGPPSDPRLQKTSPAHPPARPADPRLFRDPRLARNAESSSDSVPTPSAAGPPADPRLARLTAAASTGPTSHPPPTTKQEPPLVYKPPPLTTPTVEEEETERVLRDKPVPIPLDPLMGMALRDPRSQLQQFSHIKKDIVLHMPAFSKTITWSPEDLLPIPIPKQDLLPLPPGIPPVSSLDPRLSRAQQQLHTSLPHSQPPPVKSPPSSDPPASSSSTSSIPDFELLSRILKSVNSSPSQNSPPLLPTSSAPMSLLSPAPTMPLAPPEKPADPRVARKGLSDPRLQPQKSALKQPPEPTPAPVSSTTPATTSSSPPPTTAPYDPRLLSSGGAGRGVGAGPAGGANMLSNISLYDPRTNKPGSPGTSSGSNNSPNTDSKLSDTITAKPKSKEPLFVRKSALDQPEPEKSGEQGTDRYNSYNRPRPKPAPSPNSTSQGAATAAGAAATGGQGAPGAAADQGPAGVHNLPVSSLFGGLKQATKPGGGTGSPFGGNSPAQPDQAAIDQENASLKDVFKGFDPTASPFCQ; this is encoded by the exons ATGGCTGTGGAAAGCATGACTGTGCATCCAAACTCCCCAACTACCAACCACGAACACAACAGTCTCCTGACTGACGAAAG GCCAGAGGATGGAGAACTGGAGGAAGGTGAGCTGGAAGATGATGGGGGAGAAGTTGAGGTGGAGGAAATAGGTGGAGGtgcatccacagcagcagcagcaggaggaggcgtTGGAGATGGGGGTGAtgaagcaggtggaggaggtgagccAGGAGGGGAAGGGGCCGTGGAGAAGCCTCGGGGAAGTAAGGAGCGCCACGCCAGTAGCGAATCTGACGAAGAGCGATCGCACCGtcgcaagaggaagaggaagaaagagagggagcgagaaagggagaagaggagggctAAAAAGAAGCgcaaatccaaacacaaa CGTCATGCATCCTCTGATGACGACCACTCAGACTTCAGTGAGGACTCAGACTACAGTCCCAGTGAGAAGAGGAAGTACAGAGAGTACAGTCCCCAGTACCCCCCTCCT ACTCATGGAGGCTACAGTGGCTCAAAGAAGGGCAGCTACATGAAGATGGAAAAGCCGACCTACGGAGGCTACGAGGAATATGAAGAAGAGAACtatgagggagaggaagaagaggaaatagGGGAAGAAGGCTATGACGACTTCACGAAGGAACTCAACCAGTACCGCAAGGCtaaggaaggaggaggtggtcgCGGACGAG GGGGCAGAGGTCGTATGAGAGGCCTGAGAGGCCGTGGAGGAatgaggggaggaaggaggggtaGAGGAGTAGGAGTAGGAGAAGGCGgcggcagaggaagaggaggtggaggaggacgaggacgaggtgTAAAGATGGGAGGAGACAATGATGAAGGAGATGGCTATGGAGAAGAGATGGAG TATGGAGAAGATGATTATGACAACATGGGGGAGGAAGACTATGATGACTACTCAAAAGAATTCAATCCGTACAAGAAGTCCAAAGACAGAGGCAGAGGTAGGTTTCcag GAGGTAAAGGAGGCCGTGGGCGAGGCAGAGGTAAAGGAGGACGGGGAATgatcagaggaggaaaaggtcgaaacagagggagagggagaggtgacATGGGGAATGATGACGACAATGACATGGACAATGGG gaTGGATGTGGAGGTGATGGTCCTGGATTAGGAAGGAGGAATCTGAATGACAAACACCAGGATAAGAAAGGAAAGGCCATCTGCAAGTACTACATTGAGGGCAGATGCACCTGG GGGGACCACTGCAACTTCAGCCATGACATAGAACTGCCGAAGAAGAAGGAGCTGTGCAAGTTCTACATTACTGGATTCTGTGCTCGAGCTGACCACTGCCCTTACATGCATG GTGAATTCCCCTGCAAGTTGTTCCACACCACAGGTAACTGTGTCAATGGCGACGAGTGTATGTTTTCACATGATGCCCTCAGTGACGACACTCAGGAGCTCCTTAACAAG ATGCTGGCAGAGGATGCCGAAGCAGGAGCTGAGGatgagaaggaggtggaggaactCAAGAAGCAGGGAATCAATCCTCTCCCCAAACCCCCTCCTGGAGTGGGCCTCCTCCCCACACCTCCTCGGCCTGTTCCCCTAGACTCAAACACAGGGCCAGGGGATTTTTCTGGGCCACCACCCGGAGACTTTGGGGGTCCTCCTGGACCTAACCAAGGACCCCCAGGACCACCACCGGGACAAGGGCCTGTCCCTATGCCCAATCCCTGTGCTGGTCCCCCTGAGTTTTGCCCTGATGGAAATCCTTTCCAAGGCATGCCCATGAATCCTAACATCCCTCCGCCCCATATGGGCCCCCCACCTCCCTGTtctggagggggaggtggtggaggtaGGAAAATCCCCTCATTGTTCGATCTTAAAGTTCAGCCGACGGGACAGCTGGCTCACAAACTGGCTGTCAG GAGCCAGACTCCCAGTGGCAGCCAGGGTCAGACCACAGCACCTGGACCTCAAGGGGCACCTGGTACCAGCCCAATCTGCTTTCCTGCTCCTCAAGGCATGATGTCCCCTGACATGCAGAACATGGGCCCCAACCTCGGGATGAACCAAGGGCCCCCAAACATGGGCCCTGGTGGACCACCCATGATGGGAGGATTTCCATCTGGTGACGGTCCTCCATTCGGCGGTCCTATGCCCCCAGGTCCGCCTCAGGGTGGAGGAAATTACTACCAGAACTTCCTCAATCAGCAGGAGGGTCGGCCAATGGAGGGAGTGATCCAAGAAG GTGACAACTTTCAGGTTTTCTCCGGCATggacgagagaggaggaggagggacatgTGGTCAAGATGGCTCCGCAAATGGAACGTCAGCCAATCAGGGAGGAATGTCTGTTCCTGACTTCCTGCCTCCAGCACAACGTGTCCTGTTTATGAGGATCcaacagaagcagcaggaagaagaggaacgAGCCCGCAGAAtggcagagggaggagcagagaagagtAGAGACGCTGAAG GTGATTCAGGGAACTGGTACTccagtgaggatgaggatggcGGTAGTAGTGTGACCTCAATCTTGAAGACACTCCGCCAGCAGACCCAGGCTCCTCAAAAAGCTGAAGGCCCCCCGAGTGACCCCCGCCTGCAGAAGACCTCCCCTGCCCACCCTCCAGCTCGCCCAGCAGACCCCCGCTTGTTCCGGGACCCACGCCTGGCACGTAATGCAGAGTCTTCCTCCGACTCCGTGCCCACTCCATCTGCCGCCGGACCGCCAGCAGACCCCAGGCTAGCTCGACTAACTGCTGCTGCCTCAACTGGACCCACATCCCACCCACCACCAACCACTAAACAAGAGCCTCCTCTGGTCTACAAGCCCCCCCCACTTACGACCCCAacagtggaagaggaggagacggagcggGTTCTACGGGACAAGCCAGTACCAATTCCTCTGGACCCACTCATGGGTATGGCTCTAAGGGATCCACGCTCTCAACTACAGCAGTTCAGCCACATCAAGAAGGATATTGTTCTCCACATGCCCGCTTTTTCTAAAACCATCACTTGGTCACCTGAAGATCTCCTTCCAATCCCTATCCCCAAGCAGGACCTCCTGCCTCTTCCACCAGGCATCcctcctgtgtcctctctgGACCCCCGTCTGTCCCgtgctcagcagcagctccacacttCGCTTCCTCACTCACAGCCTCCTCCTGTAAAGTCGCCTCCCTCCTCGGACCcacctgcttcctcctcctccacctcctccatcccaGACTTTGAGCTTCTGTCTCGCATCTTGAAATCGGTCAACTCCAGCCCATCGCAGAactcccctcctctcttaccCACCTCTTCTGCCCCGATGTCACTGCTGAGTCCAGCTCCCACCATGCCTCTTGCGCCTCCAGAGAAGCCAGCTGACCCCCGTGTGGCTCGTAAGGGCTTGTCAGACCCGCGCCTCCAGCCTCAGAAGTCAGCACTGAAGCAGCCGCCAGAACCCACACCAGCTCCTGTCTCATCTACAACTCCAGCAACAACATCTAGCTCACCTCCCCCTACCACTGCCCCCTATGATCCAAGGCTGCTTTCTTCAGGTGGGGCAGGGCGCGGTGTGGGGGCTGGGCCAGCAGGGGGAGCCAATATGCTGAGCAACATCAGTCTGTATGACCCAAGGACTAACAAACCAGGCAGCCCTGGTACTAGCAGTGGCTCCAACAACTCTCCCAACACAGATTCCAAACTCAGTGACACCATAACGGCTAAACCCAAGTCCAAGGAGCCCCTTTTTGTTAGGAAGTCTGCGTTGGACCAACCAGAGCCAGAGAAAAGTGGAGAACAAGGGACAGATAGATACAATAGTTATAATAGGCCCCGGCCAAAGCCTGCACCCTCGCCTAACTCCACGTCCCAGGGAGCAGCCACTGCAGCCGGTGCTGCTGCAACCGGAGGTCAGGGtgctcctggagctgctgcagaccaGGGGCCTGCAGGCGTCCACAACCTACCAGTGTCCTCTCTCTTTGGCGGATTGAAACAGGCAACCAAGCCTGGTGGTGGGACTGGCAGCCCTTTCGGAGGTAACAGCCCGGCGCAGCCCGACCAGGCGGCCATAGACCAGGAAAACGCCTCACTGAAAGACGTTTTCAAAGGCTTTGACCCCACAGCCTCACCGTTCTGCCAGTGA
- the zc3h4 gene encoding zinc finger CCCH domain-containing protein 4 isoform X1 — protein MAVESMTVHPNSPTTNHEHNSLLTDERPEDGELEEGELEDDGGEVEVEEIGGGASTAAAAGGGVGDGGDEAGGGGEPGGEGAVEKPRGSKERHASSESDEERSHRRKRKRKKEREREREKRRAKKKRKSKHKRHASSDDDHSDFSEDSDYSPSEKRKYREYSPQYPPPTHGGYSGSKKGSYMKMEKPTYGGYEEYEEENYEGEEEEEIGEEGYDDFTKELNQYRKAKEGGGGRGRGGRGRMRGLRGRGGMRGGRRGRGVGVGEGGGRGRGGGGGRGRGVKMGGDNDEGDGYGEEMETQTSGTFQLSSQYGEDDYDNMGEEDYDDYSKEFNPYKKSKDRGRGRFPGGKGGRGRGRGKGGRGMIRGGKGRNRGRGRGDMGNDDDNDMDNGDGCGGDGPGLGRRNLNDKHQDKKGKAICKYYIEGRCTWGDHCNFSHDIELPKKKELCKFYITGFCARADHCPYMHGEFPCKLFHTTGNCVNGDECMFSHDALSDDTQELLNKMLAEDAEAGAEDEKEVEELKKQGINPLPKPPPGVGLLPTPPRPVPLDSNTGPGDFSGPPPGDFGGPPGPNQGPPGPPPGQGPVPMPNPCAGPPEFCPDGNPFQGMPMNPNIPPPHMGPPPPCSGGGGGGGRKIPSLFDLKVQPTGQLAHKLAVRSQTPSGSQGQTTAPGPQGAPGTSPICFPAPQGMMSPDMQNMGPNLGMNQGPPNMGPGGPPMMGGFPSGDGPPFGGPMPPGPPQGGGNYYQNFLNQQEGRPMEGVIQEGDNFQVFSGMDERGGGGTCGQDGSANGTSANQGGMSVPDFLPPAQRVLFMRIQQKQQEEEERARRMAEGGAEKSRDAEGDSGNWYSSEDEDGGSSVTSILKTLRQQTQAPQKAEGPPSDPRLQKTSPAHPPARPADPRLFRDPRLARNAESSSDSVPTPSAAGPPADPRLARLTAAASTGPTSHPPPTTKQEPPLVYKPPPLTTPTVEEEETERVLRDKPVPIPLDPLMGMALRDPRSQLQQFSHIKKDIVLHMPAFSKTITWSPEDLLPIPIPKQDLLPLPPGIPPVSSLDPRLSRAQQQLHTSLPHSQPPPVKSPPSSDPPASSSSTSSIPDFELLSRILKSVNSSPSQNSPPLLPTSSAPMSLLSPAPTMPLAPPEKPADPRVARKGLSDPRLQPQKSALKQPPEPTPAPVSSTTPATTSSSPPPTTAPYDPRLLSSGGAGRGVGAGPAGGANMLSNISLYDPRTNKPGSPGTSSGSNNSPNTDSKLSDTITAKPKSKEPLFVRKSALDQPEPEKSGEQGTDRYNSYNRPRPKPAPSPNSTSQGAATAAGAAATGGQGAPGAAADQGPAGVHNLPVSSLFGGLKQATKPGGGTGSPFGGNSPAQPDQAAIDQENASLKDVFKGFDPTASPFCQ, from the exons ATGGCTGTGGAAAGCATGACTGTGCATCCAAACTCCCCAACTACCAACCACGAACACAACAGTCTCCTGACTGACGAAAG GCCAGAGGATGGAGAACTGGAGGAAGGTGAGCTGGAAGATGATGGGGGAGAAGTTGAGGTGGAGGAAATAGGTGGAGGtgcatccacagcagcagcagcaggaggaggcgtTGGAGATGGGGGTGAtgaagcaggtggaggaggtgagccAGGAGGGGAAGGGGCCGTGGAGAAGCCTCGGGGAAGTAAGGAGCGCCACGCCAGTAGCGAATCTGACGAAGAGCGATCGCACCGtcgcaagaggaagaggaagaaagagagggagcgagaaagggagaagaggagggctAAAAAGAAGCgcaaatccaaacacaaa CGTCATGCATCCTCTGATGACGACCACTCAGACTTCAGTGAGGACTCAGACTACAGTCCCAGTGAGAAGAGGAAGTACAGAGAGTACAGTCCCCAGTACCCCCCTCCT ACTCATGGAGGCTACAGTGGCTCAAAGAAGGGCAGCTACATGAAGATGGAAAAGCCGACCTACGGAGGCTACGAGGAATATGAAGAAGAGAACtatgagggagaggaagaagaggaaatagGGGAAGAAGGCTATGACGACTTCACGAAGGAACTCAACCAGTACCGCAAGGCtaaggaaggaggaggtggtcgCGGACGAG GGGGCAGAGGTCGTATGAGAGGCCTGAGAGGCCGTGGAGGAatgaggggaggaaggaggggtaGAGGAGTAGGAGTAGGAGAAGGCGgcggcagaggaagaggaggtggaggaggacgaggacgaggtgTAAAGATGGGAGGAGACAATGATGAAGGAGATGGCTATGGAGAAGAGATGGAG ACTCAAACCAGTGGCACCTTTCAACTGTCCTCACAGTATGGAGAAGATGATTATGACAACATGGGGGAGGAAGACTATGATGACTACTCAAAAGAATTCAATCCGTACAAGAAGTCCAAAGACAGAGGCAGAGGTAGGTTTCcag GAGGTAAAGGAGGCCGTGGGCGAGGCAGAGGTAAAGGAGGACGGGGAATgatcagaggaggaaaaggtcgaaacagagggagagggagaggtgacATGGGGAATGATGACGACAATGACATGGACAATGGG gaTGGATGTGGAGGTGATGGTCCTGGATTAGGAAGGAGGAATCTGAATGACAAACACCAGGATAAGAAAGGAAAGGCCATCTGCAAGTACTACATTGAGGGCAGATGCACCTGG GGGGACCACTGCAACTTCAGCCATGACATAGAACTGCCGAAGAAGAAGGAGCTGTGCAAGTTCTACATTACTGGATTCTGTGCTCGAGCTGACCACTGCCCTTACATGCATG GTGAATTCCCCTGCAAGTTGTTCCACACCACAGGTAACTGTGTCAATGGCGACGAGTGTATGTTTTCACATGATGCCCTCAGTGACGACACTCAGGAGCTCCTTAACAAG ATGCTGGCAGAGGATGCCGAAGCAGGAGCTGAGGatgagaaggaggtggaggaactCAAGAAGCAGGGAATCAATCCTCTCCCCAAACCCCCTCCTGGAGTGGGCCTCCTCCCCACACCTCCTCGGCCTGTTCCCCTAGACTCAAACACAGGGCCAGGGGATTTTTCTGGGCCACCACCCGGAGACTTTGGGGGTCCTCCTGGACCTAACCAAGGACCCCCAGGACCACCACCGGGACAAGGGCCTGTCCCTATGCCCAATCCCTGTGCTGGTCCCCCTGAGTTTTGCCCTGATGGAAATCCTTTCCAAGGCATGCCCATGAATCCTAACATCCCTCCGCCCCATATGGGCCCCCCACCTCCCTGTtctggagggggaggtggtggaggtaGGAAAATCCCCTCATTGTTCGATCTTAAAGTTCAGCCGACGGGACAGCTGGCTCACAAACTGGCTGTCAG GAGCCAGACTCCCAGTGGCAGCCAGGGTCAGACCACAGCACCTGGACCTCAAGGGGCACCTGGTACCAGCCCAATCTGCTTTCCTGCTCCTCAAGGCATGATGTCCCCTGACATGCAGAACATGGGCCCCAACCTCGGGATGAACCAAGGGCCCCCAAACATGGGCCCTGGTGGACCACCCATGATGGGAGGATTTCCATCTGGTGACGGTCCTCCATTCGGCGGTCCTATGCCCCCAGGTCCGCCTCAGGGTGGAGGAAATTACTACCAGAACTTCCTCAATCAGCAGGAGGGTCGGCCAATGGAGGGAGTGATCCAAGAAG GTGACAACTTTCAGGTTTTCTCCGGCATggacgagagaggaggaggagggacatgTGGTCAAGATGGCTCCGCAAATGGAACGTCAGCCAATCAGGGAGGAATGTCTGTTCCTGACTTCCTGCCTCCAGCACAACGTGTCCTGTTTATGAGGATCcaacagaagcagcaggaagaagaggaacgAGCCCGCAGAAtggcagagggaggagcagagaagagtAGAGACGCTGAAG GTGATTCAGGGAACTGGTACTccagtgaggatgaggatggcGGTAGTAGTGTGACCTCAATCTTGAAGACACTCCGCCAGCAGACCCAGGCTCCTCAAAAAGCTGAAGGCCCCCCGAGTGACCCCCGCCTGCAGAAGACCTCCCCTGCCCACCCTCCAGCTCGCCCAGCAGACCCCCGCTTGTTCCGGGACCCACGCCTGGCACGTAATGCAGAGTCTTCCTCCGACTCCGTGCCCACTCCATCTGCCGCCGGACCGCCAGCAGACCCCAGGCTAGCTCGACTAACTGCTGCTGCCTCAACTGGACCCACATCCCACCCACCACCAACCACTAAACAAGAGCCTCCTCTGGTCTACAAGCCCCCCCCACTTACGACCCCAacagtggaagaggaggagacggagcggGTTCTACGGGACAAGCCAGTACCAATTCCTCTGGACCCACTCATGGGTATGGCTCTAAGGGATCCACGCTCTCAACTACAGCAGTTCAGCCACATCAAGAAGGATATTGTTCTCCACATGCCCGCTTTTTCTAAAACCATCACTTGGTCACCTGAAGATCTCCTTCCAATCCCTATCCCCAAGCAGGACCTCCTGCCTCTTCCACCAGGCATCcctcctgtgtcctctctgGACCCCCGTCTGTCCCgtgctcagcagcagctccacacttCGCTTCCTCACTCACAGCCTCCTCCTGTAAAGTCGCCTCCCTCCTCGGACCcacctgcttcctcctcctccacctcctccatcccaGACTTTGAGCTTCTGTCTCGCATCTTGAAATCGGTCAACTCCAGCCCATCGCAGAactcccctcctctcttaccCACCTCTTCTGCCCCGATGTCACTGCTGAGTCCAGCTCCCACCATGCCTCTTGCGCCTCCAGAGAAGCCAGCTGACCCCCGTGTGGCTCGTAAGGGCTTGTCAGACCCGCGCCTCCAGCCTCAGAAGTCAGCACTGAAGCAGCCGCCAGAACCCACACCAGCTCCTGTCTCATCTACAACTCCAGCAACAACATCTAGCTCACCTCCCCCTACCACTGCCCCCTATGATCCAAGGCTGCTTTCTTCAGGTGGGGCAGGGCGCGGTGTGGGGGCTGGGCCAGCAGGGGGAGCCAATATGCTGAGCAACATCAGTCTGTATGACCCAAGGACTAACAAACCAGGCAGCCCTGGTACTAGCAGTGGCTCCAACAACTCTCCCAACACAGATTCCAAACTCAGTGACACCATAACGGCTAAACCCAAGTCCAAGGAGCCCCTTTTTGTTAGGAAGTCTGCGTTGGACCAACCAGAGCCAGAGAAAAGTGGAGAACAAGGGACAGATAGATACAATAGTTATAATAGGCCCCGGCCAAAGCCTGCACCCTCGCCTAACTCCACGTCCCAGGGAGCAGCCACTGCAGCCGGTGCTGCTGCAACCGGAGGTCAGGGtgctcctggagctgctgcagaccaGGGGCCTGCAGGCGTCCACAACCTACCAGTGTCCTCTCTCTTTGGCGGATTGAAACAGGCAACCAAGCCTGGTGGTGGGACTGGCAGCCCTTTCGGAGGTAACAGCCCGGCGCAGCCCGACCAGGCGGCCATAGACCAGGAAAACGCCTCACTGAAAGACGTTTTCAAAGGCTTTGACCCCACAGCCTCACCGTTCTGCCAGTGA